A genomic segment from Methanoplanus limicola DSM 2279 encodes:
- a CDS encoding DUF5320 domain-containing protein: MPGFDRTGPQGRGPMTGRGMGQCRSENISGATAQADTEGETANIGVIRTPGNVPPAGNIVYGAGRGGVPRGCGMGFCGGRGGRGRGRGRF, from the coding sequence ATGCCAGGATTTGACAGAACAGGACCTCAGGGAAGAGGGCCGATGACAGGAAGAGGAATGGGACAGTGCCGGTCTGAAAATATTTCAGGTGCGACCGCTCAGGCTGACACAGAAGGAGAAACAGCTAATATTGGTGTTATCAGAACTCCTGGCAATGTTCCTCCGGCAGGAAACATTGTATATGGTGCTGGCCGTGGTGGTGTTCCACGTGGTTGCGGAATGGGATTTTGCGGCGGACGTGGAGGAAGAGG